From the Ictalurus furcatus strain D&B chromosome 19, Billie_1.0, whole genome shotgun sequence genome, one window contains:
- the LOC128623036 gene encoding NLR family CARD domain-containing protein 3-like isoform X2, whose translation MTSNMSVSGEQDLKRDERMMEGKRSDSPEPSCVSMKSDRSMEHPFHFRDGASSPDVRPQQKKSNLSRNQLDSIFKELEHKVITLIKNELKRFRKLLSPDYPACTEREVQDEEDLHSVRDGALKITLHVLKNMNHTDLANTLHSKLASVYQPKLKSSLREKFKRINEGISQHGSSALLNEIYTELYITEGWSGDVNNEHEVRQIETASRRPAAQETPIKCNDLFKDKSIRSVLTKGVAGIGKTVSVQKFILDWTEGNANQDVFFMFPLPFRELNLMKQEHLSLMDLLHHFFPEMRKLQLIDSYKVLLIFDGLDECRLPLNFQKNERLCDVTESASVDVLLTNLIKGNLLPSALLWITSRPAAANQILRECVDQVTEVRGFSDPQKEEYFRKRIRDRSLANKIISHMKSSRSLYIMCHIPVFCWISATVLERMLREAESGQIPKTLTQMFTHFLIFQIKHKDQKYHQKCDPDPQQTRASILALGKLAFQQLEKGNLIFYEEDLRECGIDVREVSVYSGVCTQIFREEFGLHLGKVFSFVHLSVQEFLAALYTFLSFISRNVTEQPTTDLSDLLNKSDMSDLLRTAVDKALQSENGHLDLFLRFLLGLSLESNQTLLRGLMPQTGSSSHSKQETVEYIKEKIRENPSPEKSINLFHCLNELDDRSLVQEVQRYLNRRDYSRLSGSRLSPAQWSALVFVLLNLDQELDEFNLWKYDPSEECLLKLLPVVKASRRAELCECKLTEESCRVLSSVLRSNSSRLRELDLSKNNLQDSGVKLLSAGLENPHCTLEILSLRGCNLTEESCRVLSSVLRSNSSRLRELDLSLNNLQDSGVKLLSAGLENPHCTLETLSLWRCDLTEESCRVLSSVLRSNSSRLRELDLSRNNLQDSGVKLLSAGLENPHCTLETLRYTHTHTLYTGDTEVHTHTHTHTHTHTHTLYTGDTEVHTHTHCTLETLRYTHTHTHTHTVHWRH comes from the exons atgacctccaacatgagtgtgtctggaGAACAGGACTTAAAGAGAGACGAGAG aatgatggagggaaagagatcagactcaccagaacccagctgtgtgtccatgaagagtgaccGGTCAATGGAGCATCCATTTCACTTCAGAGACGGAGCCAGTTCTCCTGATGtgag accacagcagaagaaatcaaacctcagcagaaatcagctggactccatattcaag gagctggaacacaaagtcatcaccctgataaagaatgagctgaagaggtttaggaagctcctgagtccagattacccagcatgcactgagagggaggtgcaggatgaggaggatctgcacagtgtcagagacggagcgctgaagatcacactgcacgtcctgaagaacatgaaccacacagatctcgctaacacactgcacagca aactcgcctctgtgtatcagccaaagctgaaatccagcctgagagagaagtttaaaagaattaatgaaggaatctcacagcatggaagctcagcacttctgaatgagatctacacagagctctacatcacagagggttggagtggagacgtcaataatgaacatgaggtgagacagattgagacagcgtccaggagaccagcagcacaggagacacccatcaaatgtaatgatctctttaaagacaagtccatcagaagtgtgctgactaaaggagttgctggaattggaaaaacagtctccgtgcagaagttcattctggactggactGAAGGAAACGCAAATCAGGACGTCttcttcatgtttccacttccctttagagagctgaatctgatgaagcaggaacatctcagtctgatggatcttcttcatcactttttccctgAAATGAGAAAACTACAGTTAATAGACTCCTACAAAGTCCtgttgatctttgatggtctggatgagtgtcgacttcctctaaatttccagaagaatgagagattgtgtgatgtgacagagtcagcctcagtggatgtgctgctgacgaacctcatcaaggggaatctgcttccctctgctctcctctggataacctctcgaccagcagcagccaatcagatccttcgtgagtgtgtagaccaggtaacagaggtacgagggttcagtgatcctcagaaagaggagtacttcaggaagaggatcagagATCggagcctggccaataaaatcatctcacacatgaagtcttcaagaagcctctacatcatgtgccacatcccagtcttctgctggatctcagccactgttctagagagaatgttgcgtgaagcagagagtggacagatccccaagactctgactcaaatgttcacacacttcctgatctttcagatcaaacacaaggaccaaaagtaccatcagaagtgtgaccctgatcctcagcagaccagagcgagtatcctggcactgggaaaactggctttccaacagctggagaaaggaaacctgatcttctatgaggaagacctgagagagtgtggcattgatgtgagagaagtgtcagtgtactcaggagtgtgtacccaaatcttcagagaggagtttgggcttcacctggggaaggtgttcagctttgtacatctgagtgttcaggagtttctggctgctttatacacatttctctccttcatcagcagaaatgtaacagaacaaccaaccactgatctgtctgatcttctcaacaagtcagacatgtctgatctcctcaggactgcagtggacaaggccttacagagtgagaacggacacctggacctgttcctccgcttccttctgggtctctcactggagtccaatcagactctcttacgaggcttaatgccacagacaggaagcagctctcacagcaaacaggaaacagtcgagtacatcaaggagaagatcagggagaacccatctccagagaaatccatcaatctgttccactgtctgaatgaactggatGATCGttctctagtgcaggaagtacaaCGTTACCTGAACAGAAGAGATTACAGTCGTCTCAGTGGAAGcagactctctcctgctcagtggtcagctctggtgtttgtgttactgaacttGGATCAGGAGCTGGATGAGTTTAATTTGTGGAAATATGACCCATCAGAGGAATGTCTTCTGAagctgctgccagtggtcaaagcctccagaagAGCTGA gctgtgtgagtgtaaactgacagaggaaagctgtagagttctgtcctcagttctcagatcaaactcctccagactgagagaactggacctgagtaagaataacctgcaggattcaggagtgaagctgctctctgctggactggagaatccacactgtacactggagatactgag tctgCGtgggtgtaatctgacagaggaaagctgtagagttctgtcctcagttctcagatcaaactcctccagactgagagaactggacctgagtctcaataacctgcaggattcaggagtgaagttgctctctgctggactggagaatccacactgtacactggagacactgag tctgTGGAGGTgtgatctgacagaggaaagctgtagagttctgtcctcagttctcagatcaaactcctccagactgagagaactggacctgagtcgcaataacctgcaggattcaggagtgaagctgctctctgctggactggagaatccgcactgtacactggagacactgaggtacacacacacacacacactgtacactggagacactgaggtacacacacacacacacacacacacacacacacacacacacacactgtacactggagacactgaggtacacacacacacacactgtacactggagacactgag gtacacacacactcacacacacacacacactgtacactggagacactga
- the LOC128623036 gene encoding NLR family CARD domain-containing protein 3-like isoform X3, protein MTSNMSVSGEQDLKRDERMMEGKRSDSPEPSCVSMKSDRSMEHPFHFRDGASSPDVRPQQKKSNLSRNQLDSIFKELEHKVITLIKNELKRFRKLLSPDYPACTEREVQDEEDLHSVRDGALKITLHVLKNMNHTDLANTLHSKLASVYQPKLKSSLREKFKRINEGISQHGSSALLNEIYTELYITEGWSGDVNNEHEVRQIETASRRPAAQETPIKCNDLFKDKSIRSVLTKGVAGIGKTVSVQKFILDWTEGNANQDVFFMFPLPFRELNLMKQEHLSLMDLLHHFFPEMRKLQLIDSYKVLLIFDGLDECRLPLNFQKNERLCDVTESASVDVLLTNLIKGNLLPSALLWITSRPAAANQILRECVDQVTEVRGFSDPQKEEYFRKRIRDRSLANKIISHMKSSRSLYIMCHIPVFCWISATVLERMLREAESGQIPKTLTQMFTHFLIFQIKHKDQKYHQKCDPDPQQTRASILALGKLAFQQLEKGNLIFYEEDLRECGIDVREVSVYSGVCTQIFREEFGLHLGKVFSFVHLSVQEFLAALYTFLSFISRNVTEQPTTDLSDLLNKSDMSDLLRTAVDKALQSENGHLDLFLRFLLGLSLESNQTLLRGLMPQTGSSSHSKQETVEYIKEKIRENPSPEKSINLFHCLNELDDRSLVQEVQRYLNRRDYSRLSGSRLSPAQWSALVFVLLNLDQELDEFNLWKYDPSEECLLKLLPVVKASRRAELCECKLTEESCRVLSSVLRSNSSRLRELDLSKNNLQDSGVKLLSAGLENPHCTLEILSLRGCNLTEESCRVLSSVLRSNSSRLRELDLSLNNLQDSGVKLLSAGLENPHCTLETLRYTHTHTHTHCTLETMRYTHTHCTLETLRYTHTVHWRY, encoded by the exons atgacctccaacatgagtgtgtctggaGAACAGGACTTAAAGAGAGACGAGAG aatgatggagggaaagagatcagactcaccagaacccagctgtgtgtccatgaagagtgaccGGTCAATGGAGCATCCATTTCACTTCAGAGACGGAGCCAGTTCTCCTGATGtgag accacagcagaagaaatcaaacctcagcagaaatcagctggactccatattcaag gagctggaacacaaagtcatcaccctgataaagaatgagctgaagaggtttaggaagctcctgagtccagattacccagcatgcactgagagggaggtgcaggatgaggaggatctgcacagtgtcagagacggagcgctgaagatcacactgcacgtcctgaagaacatgaaccacacagatctcgctaacacactgcacagca aactcgcctctgtgtatcagccaaagctgaaatccagcctgagagagaagtttaaaagaattaatgaaggaatctcacagcatggaagctcagcacttctgaatgagatctacacagagctctacatcacagagggttggagtggagacgtcaataatgaacatgaggtgagacagattgagacagcgtccaggagaccagcagcacaggagacacccatcaaatgtaatgatctctttaaagacaagtccatcagaagtgtgctgactaaaggagttgctggaattggaaaaacagtctccgtgcagaagttcattctggactggactGAAGGAAACGCAAATCAGGACGTCttcttcatgtttccacttccctttagagagctgaatctgatgaagcaggaacatctcagtctgatggatcttcttcatcactttttccctgAAATGAGAAAACTACAGTTAATAGACTCCTACAAAGTCCtgttgatctttgatggtctggatgagtgtcgacttcctctaaatttccagaagaatgagagattgtgtgatgtgacagagtcagcctcagtggatgtgctgctgacgaacctcatcaaggggaatctgcttccctctgctctcctctggataacctctcgaccagcagcagccaatcagatccttcgtgagtgtgtagaccaggtaacagaggtacgagggttcagtgatcctcagaaagaggagtacttcaggaagaggatcagagATCggagcctggccaataaaatcatctcacacatgaagtcttcaagaagcctctacatcatgtgccacatcccagtcttctgctggatctcagccactgttctagagagaatgttgcgtgaagcagagagtggacagatccccaagactctgactcaaatgttcacacacttcctgatctttcagatcaaacacaaggaccaaaagtaccatcagaagtgtgaccctgatcctcagcagaccagagcgagtatcctggcactgggaaaactggctttccaacagctggagaaaggaaacctgatcttctatgaggaagacctgagagagtgtggcattgatgtgagagaagtgtcagtgtactcaggagtgtgtacccaaatcttcagagaggagtttgggcttcacctggggaaggtgttcagctttgtacatctgagtgttcaggagtttctggctgctttatacacatttctctccttcatcagcagaaatgtaacagaacaaccaaccactgatctgtctgatcttctcaacaagtcagacatgtctgatctcctcaggactgcagtggacaaggccttacagagtgagaacggacacctggacctgttcctccgcttccttctgggtctctcactggagtccaatcagactctcttacgaggcttaatgccacagacaggaagcagctctcacagcaaacaggaaacagtcgagtacatcaaggagaagatcagggagaacccatctccagagaaatccatcaatctgttccactgtctgaatgaactggatGATCGttctctagtgcaggaagtacaaCGTTACCTGAACAGAAGAGATTACAGTCGTCTCAGTGGAAGcagactctctcctgctcagtggtcagctctggtgtttgtgttactgaacttGGATCAGGAGCTGGATGAGTTTAATTTGTGGAAATATGACCCATCAGAGGAATGTCTTCTGAagctgctgccagtggtcaaagcctccagaagAGCTGA gctgtgtgagtgtaaactgacagaggaaagctgtagagttctgtcctcagttctcagatcaaactcctccagactgagagaactggacctgagtaagaataacctgcaggattcaggagtgaagctgctctctgctggactggagaatccacactgtacactggagatactgag tctgCGtgggtgtaatctgacagaggaaagctgtagagttctgtcctcagttctcagatcaaactcctccagactgagagaactggacctgagtctcaataacctgcaggattcaggagtgaagttgctctctgctggactggagaatccacactgtacactggagacactgag gtacacacacacacacacacacacacactgtacactggagacaatgaggtacacacacacacactgtacactggagacactgaggtacacacacactgtacactggagatactga
- the LOC128623036 gene encoding NLR family CARD domain-containing protein 3-like isoform X1, whose translation MTSNMSVSGEQDLKRDERMMEGKRSDSPEPSCVSMKSDRSMEHPFHFRDGASSPDVRPQQKKSNLSRNQLDSIFKELEHKVITLIKNELKRFRKLLSPDYPACTEREVQDEEDLHSVRDGALKITLHVLKNMNHTDLANTLHSKLASVYQPKLKSSLREKFKRINEGISQHGSSALLNEIYTELYITEGWSGDVNNEHEVRQIETASRRPAAQETPIKCNDLFKDKSIRSVLTKGVAGIGKTVSVQKFILDWTEGNANQDVFFMFPLPFRELNLMKQEHLSLMDLLHHFFPEMRKLQLIDSYKVLLIFDGLDECRLPLNFQKNERLCDVTESASVDVLLTNLIKGNLLPSALLWITSRPAAANQILRECVDQVTEVRGFSDPQKEEYFRKRIRDRSLANKIISHMKSSRSLYIMCHIPVFCWISATVLERMLREAESGQIPKTLTQMFTHFLIFQIKHKDQKYHQKCDPDPQQTRASILALGKLAFQQLEKGNLIFYEEDLRECGIDVREVSVYSGVCTQIFREEFGLHLGKVFSFVHLSVQEFLAALYTFLSFISRNVTEQPTTDLSDLLNKSDMSDLLRTAVDKALQSENGHLDLFLRFLLGLSLESNQTLLRGLMPQTGSSSHSKQETVEYIKEKIRENPSPEKSINLFHCLNELDDRSLVQEVQRYLNRRDYSRLSGSRLSPAQWSALVFVLLNLDQELDEFNLWKYDPSEECLLKLLPVVKASRRADLRGCNLTEESCRVLSSVLRSNSSRLRELDLSLNNLQDSGVKLLSAGLENPHCTLETLSLWRCDLTEESCRVLSSVLRSNSSRLRELDLSRNNLQDSGVKLLSAGLENPHCTLETLRYTHTHTLYTGDTEVHTHTHTHTHTHTHTLYTGDTEVHTHTHCTLETLRYTHIHSHTHCTLEILRYTHTHTLYTGDTEVHTHTHTHCTLETLRYSHTLYTGDTEVHTHTHCTLETLRYTHTYTHTHTHTVHWRY comes from the exons atgacctccaacatgagtgtgtctggaGAACAGGACTTAAAGAGAGACGAGAG aatgatggagggaaagagatcagactcaccagaacccagctgtgtgtccatgaagagtgaccGGTCAATGGAGCATCCATTTCACTTCAGAGACGGAGCCAGTTCTCCTGATGtgag accacagcagaagaaatcaaacctcagcagaaatcagctggactccatattcaag gagctggaacacaaagtcatcaccctgataaagaatgagctgaagaggtttaggaagctcctgagtccagattacccagcatgcactgagagggaggtgcaggatgaggaggatctgcacagtgtcagagacggagcgctgaagatcacactgcacgtcctgaagaacatgaaccacacagatctcgctaacacactgcacagca aactcgcctctgtgtatcagccaaagctgaaatccagcctgagagagaagtttaaaagaattaatgaaggaatctcacagcatggaagctcagcacttctgaatgagatctacacagagctctacatcacagagggttggagtggagacgtcaataatgaacatgaggtgagacagattgagacagcgtccaggagaccagcagcacaggagacacccatcaaatgtaatgatctctttaaagacaagtccatcagaagtgtgctgactaaaggagttgctggaattggaaaaacagtctccgtgcagaagttcattctggactggactGAAGGAAACGCAAATCAGGACGTCttcttcatgtttccacttccctttagagagctgaatctgatgaagcaggaacatctcagtctgatggatcttcttcatcactttttccctgAAATGAGAAAACTACAGTTAATAGACTCCTACAAAGTCCtgttgatctttgatggtctggatgagtgtcgacttcctctaaatttccagaagaatgagagattgtgtgatgtgacagagtcagcctcagtggatgtgctgctgacgaacctcatcaaggggaatctgcttccctctgctctcctctggataacctctcgaccagcagcagccaatcagatccttcgtgagtgtgtagaccaggtaacagaggtacgagggttcagtgatcctcagaaagaggagtacttcaggaagaggatcagagATCggagcctggccaataaaatcatctcacacatgaagtcttcaagaagcctctacatcatgtgccacatcccagtcttctgctggatctcagccactgttctagagagaatgttgcgtgaagcagagagtggacagatccccaagactctgactcaaatgttcacacacttcctgatctttcagatcaaacacaaggaccaaaagtaccatcagaagtgtgaccctgatcctcagcagaccagagcgagtatcctggcactgggaaaactggctttccaacagctggagaaaggaaacctgatcttctatgaggaagacctgagagagtgtggcattgatgtgagagaagtgtcagtgtactcaggagtgtgtacccaaatcttcagagaggagtttgggcttcacctggggaaggtgttcagctttgtacatctgagtgttcaggagtttctggctgctttatacacatttctctccttcatcagcagaaatgtaacagaacaaccaaccactgatctgtctgatcttctcaacaagtcagacatgtctgatctcctcaggactgcagtggacaaggccttacagagtgagaacggacacctggacctgttcctccgcttccttctgggtctctcactggagtccaatcagactctcttacgaggcttaatgccacagacaggaagcagctctcacagcaaacaggaaacagtcgagtacatcaaggagaagatcagggagaacccatctccagagaaatccatcaatctgttccactgtctgaatgaactggatGATCGttctctagtgcaggaagtacaaCGTTACCTGAACAGAAGAGATTACAGTCGTCTCAGTGGAAGcagactctctcctgctcagtggtcagctctggtgtttgtgttactgaacttGGATCAGGAGCTGGATGAGTTTAATTTGTGGAAATATGACCCATCAGAGGAATGTCTTCTGAagctgctgccagtggtcaaagcctccagaagAGCTGA tctgCGtgggtgtaatctgacagaggaaagctgtagagttctgtcctcagttctcagatcaaactcctccagactgagagaactggacctgagtctcaataacctgcaggattcaggagtgaagttgctctctgctggactggagaatccacactgtacactggagacactgag tctgTGGAGGTgtgatctgacagaggaaagctgtagagttctgtcctcagttctcagatcaaactcctccagactgagagaactggacctgagtcgcaataacctgcaggattcaggagtgaagctgctctctgctggactggagaatccgcactgtacactggagacactgaggtacacacacacacacacactgtacactggagacactgaggtacacacacacacacacacacacacacacacacacacacacacactgtacactggagacactgaggtacacacacacacacactgtacactggagacactgaggtacacacacatacactcacacacacactgtacactggagatactgaggtacactcacacacacacactgtacactggagacactgaggtacacacacacactcacacacactgtacactggagacactgaggtactcacacacactgtacactggagatactgaggtacacacacacacacactgtacactggagacactgaggtacacacacacatacacacacactcacacacacactgtacactggagatactga
- the LOC128623036 gene encoding NLR family CARD domain-containing protein 3-like isoform X4, with the protein MTSNMSVSGEQDLKRDERMMEGKRSDSPEPSCVSMKSDRSMEHPFHFRDGASSPDVRPQQKKSNLSRNQLDSIFKELEHKVITLIKNELKRFRKLLSPDYPACTEREVQDEEDLHSVRDGALKITLHVLKNMNHTDLANTLHSKLASVYQPKLKSSLREKFKRINEGISQHGSSALLNEIYTELYITEGWSGDVNNEHEVRQIETASRRPAAQETPIKCNDLFKDKSIRSVLTKGVAGIGKTVSVQKFILDWTEGNANQDVFFMFPLPFRELNLMKQEHLSLMDLLHHFFPEMRKLQLIDSYKVLLIFDGLDECRLPLNFQKNERLCDVTESASVDVLLTNLIKGNLLPSALLWITSRPAAANQILRECVDQVTEVRGFSDPQKEEYFRKRIRDRSLANKIISHMKSSRSLYIMCHIPVFCWISATVLERMLREAESGQIPKTLTQMFTHFLIFQIKHKDQKYHQKCDPDPQQTRASILALGKLAFQQLEKGNLIFYEEDLRECGIDVREVSVYSGVCTQIFREEFGLHLGKVFSFVHLSVQEFLAALYTFLSFISRNVTEQPTTDLSDLLNKSDMSDLLRTAVDKALQSENGHLDLFLRFLLGLSLESNQTLLRGLMPQTGSSSHSKQETVEYIKEKIRENPSPEKSINLFHCLNELDDRSLVQEVQRYLNRRDYSRLSGSRLSPAQWSALVFVLLNLDQELDEFNLWKYDPSEECLLKLLPVVKASRRAERVSLFTPTRYVCTEGGAMWTKPSITIYYLFSKTDEEMISTE; encoded by the exons atgacctccaacatgagtgtgtctggaGAACAGGACTTAAAGAGAGACGAGAG aatgatggagggaaagagatcagactcaccagaacccagctgtgtgtccatgaagagtgaccGGTCAATGGAGCATCCATTTCACTTCAGAGACGGAGCCAGTTCTCCTGATGtgag accacagcagaagaaatcaaacctcagcagaaatcagctggactccatattcaag gagctggaacacaaagtcatcaccctgataaagaatgagctgaagaggtttaggaagctcctgagtccagattacccagcatgcactgagagggaggtgcaggatgaggaggatctgcacagtgtcagagacggagcgctgaagatcacactgcacgtcctgaagaacatgaaccacacagatctcgctaacacactgcacagca aactcgcctctgtgtatcagccaaagctgaaatccagcctgagagagaagtttaaaagaattaatgaaggaatctcacagcatggaagctcagcacttctgaatgagatctacacagagctctacatcacagagggttggagtggagacgtcaataatgaacatgaggtgagacagattgagacagcgtccaggagaccagcagcacaggagacacccatcaaatgtaatgatctctttaaagacaagtccatcagaagtgtgctgactaaaggagttgctggaattggaaaaacagtctccgtgcagaagttcattctggactggactGAAGGAAACGCAAATCAGGACGTCttcttcatgtttccacttccctttagagagctgaatctgatgaagcaggaacatctcagtctgatggatcttcttcatcactttttccctgAAATGAGAAAACTACAGTTAATAGACTCCTACAAAGTCCtgttgatctttgatggtctggatgagtgtcgacttcctctaaatttccagaagaatgagagattgtgtgatgtgacagagtcagcctcagtggatgtgctgctgacgaacctcatcaaggggaatctgcttccctctgctctcctctggataacctctcgaccagcagcagccaatcagatccttcgtgagtgtgtagaccaggtaacagaggtacgagggttcagtgatcctcagaaagaggagtacttcaggaagaggatcagagATCggagcctggccaataaaatcatctcacacatgaagtcttcaagaagcctctacatcatgtgccacatcccagtcttctgctggatctcagccactgttctagagagaatgttgcgtgaagcagagagtggacagatccccaagactctgactcaaatgttcacacacttcctgatctttcagatcaaacacaaggaccaaaagtaccatcagaagtgtgaccctgatcctcagcagaccagagcgagtatcctggcactgggaaaactggctttccaacagctggagaaaggaaacctgatcttctatgaggaagacctgagagagtgtggcattgatgtgagagaagtgtcagtgtactcaggagtgtgtacccaaatcttcagagaggagtttgggcttcacctggggaaggtgttcagctttgtacatctgagtgttcaggagtttctggctgctttatacacatttctctccttcatcagcagaaatgtaacagaacaaccaaccactgatctgtctgatcttctcaacaagtcagacatgtctgatctcctcaggactgcagtggacaaggccttacagagtgagaacggacacctggacctgttcctccgcttccttctgggtctctcactggagtccaatcagactctcttacgaggcttaatgccacagacaggaagcagctctcacagcaaacaggaaacagtcgagtacatcaaggagaagatcagggagaacccatctccagagaaatccatcaatctgttccactgtctgaatgaactggatGATCGttctctagtgcaggaagtacaaCGTTACCTGAACAGAAGAGATTACAGTCGTCTCAGTGGAAGcagactctctcctgctcagtggtcagctctggtgtttgtgttactgaacttGGATCAGGAGCTGGATGAGTTTAATTTGTGGAAATATGACCCATCAGAGGAATGTCTTCTGAagctgctgccagtggtcaaagcctccagaagAGCTGA aagagtttcactttttacaccaacACGTTACGTCTGCACTGAGGGCGGGGCCATGTGGACAAAACCTTCTATCaccatttattaccttttctctaaaactgatgaaGAAATGATCTCTACAGAATAA